The Sporolituus thermophilus DSM 23256 nucleotide sequence GCCAGCGCCGCCGGCGTCATAAAGCGAATAACCGCAGGAGCAGCGAGGAGGTACTTACGTGAAGTTTTTTCTCGATACAGCAAATATCACCGAAATCAAGGAGGCCCTGGCCCTCGGCGTAGTGGCCGGCGTTACGACCAATCCTTCCTTAATTGCCAAGGAAAAGCAGGATGTCAAGGCGGTTATCCAAGAAATCGCCCGCCTTGTTCCCGGACCGGTAAGCGCCGAAGTTATCGGCGTCACCTTTGCCGAAATGGTGGCGGAAGCGCGCGAGCTGGCCAAACTCGGGGATAATGTGGTAATCAAAGTGCCGATTACGGCTGACGGTTTGAAAACGGTAGCCGCGCTGACTGCCGAGGGGATTAAGACCAATGTCACGCTTATTTTTTCCGCCAATCAGGCCCTGCTGGCCGCACGGGCCGGCGCCACTTATGTCAGTCCGTTCGTGGGCCGGCTGGACGATATCGGTCATGACGGCATGAAATTGGTGAAGGATACGACCGACATTTTTGCTATTCATGGCATTGAGACAGAAGTTATTGCCGCCAGCATTCGTCACCCCCTGCATGTTACCCAGGCGGCTTTGGCGGGCGCCCATATCGCCACCGTACCGTATAAAGTGCTGCTGGCGCTCGTAAATCACCCGTTGACCGATGCGGGTATTGCGCGGTTTCTTGCAGATTGGCGCAAAGCTAGGCAATAATGTTGACTTAAAAAGGAGATGAAATAAGAAAATGGATCGTGAACTAGCCCTGGAATTTGTGCGGGTTACCGAAGCGGCGGCCATCGCCTGCGGGCGCTGGATGGGCAAAGGCGATAAAATTGCCGCCGACCAGGCTGCCGTTGACGCCATGCGGCAGGCCTTTGACAGTGTAAGCATCAGCGGCACCGTGGTTATTGGCGAAGGCGAGATGGATGAGGCGCCCATGCTGTATATTGGCGAAAAAGTCGGCGCCGGCGGCCTGGAAGTGGACATTGCCGTCGACCCGTTGGAAGGCACTAACCTGGTGGCTAAGGGCCTACCGGGATCAATCGCCGTTATTGCCATCGCGCCCAAAGGCGGGCTGCTGCACGCGCCTGATATGTACATGGACAAAATCGCCGTTGGCCCGGCCGCGGCCGGTAAAATTGATATTAATGCCCCGGTGCGGGAAAACTTAAAAGCCGTTGCCAGCTCGCTCAACCGCAAAGTGGAGGACCTGACGGTCGTTATTCTTGACCGGCCTCGCCACAGCAAAATAATTCAGGAAGTGCGGGAAGCGGGCGCCCGTATTAAACTGATTTCCGACGGCGACGTTTCCCCGGCGATCAACGCCGCCATCGAGGGTACGGGCGTCCATATGCTGCTCGGTATCGGCGGCGCCCCCGAAGGTGTCATTGCTGCCGCCGCCCTTAAATGCCTGGGCGGCGATATGCAGGCTAAACTATGGCCGGAAAATGAGGCTGAGGTGGAGCGGGCCAAACAAATGGGCATTACGGACATTAACAAGGTGCTCACCATCGACGACCTCGTTCATGGTGAAGATGTCATGTTTGCCGCCACCGCCATTACCCAAGGCGATTTGTTGCGCGGCGTTAGCTACTTTGGCGGCGGGGTGCGCACTCACTCGATCGTCATGCGCTACAAAACCGGCACGGTTCGTTTTATTGACGCCATTCACAAACTGGACCGCAAACCGCTGTTCATAAAACGGTCATAATTCATAACAACCTCCTGCGTTGCCAGGAGGTATTTTTATTGTTGCGGTTCCCTGGGTAGTTTGCCAAATGAGGAAAAATAAGGCAGCGCATGCATAAATTGAGGATTGGCGGACAATGCTAACTTACCGAGGTGATAGCATTTGATCCGGCAGATACTAGCTGCCATGTCCGCCCCGTTCGTTTTGGCGGCCGTACTGGCTTTTAGCGTTCTTATCGGCGGTCTGAACCTGGTAGGTCCGGCA carries:
- the glpX gene encoding class II fructose-bisphosphatase, giving the protein MDRELALEFVRVTEAAAIACGRWMGKGDKIAADQAAVDAMRQAFDSVSISGTVVIGEGEMDEAPMLYIGEKVGAGGLEVDIAVDPLEGTNLVAKGLPGSIAVIAIAPKGGLLHAPDMYMDKIAVGPAAAGKIDINAPVRENLKAVASSLNRKVEDLTVVILDRPRHSKIIQEVREAGARIKLISDGDVSPAINAAIEGTGVHMLLGIGGAPEGVIAAAALKCLGGDMQAKLWPENEAEVERAKQMGITDINKVLTIDDLVHGEDVMFAATAITQGDLLRGVSYFGGGVRTHSIVMRYKTGTVRFIDAIHKLDRKPLFIKRS
- the fsa gene encoding fructose-6-phosphate aldolase; this translates as MKFFLDTANITEIKEALALGVVAGVTTNPSLIAKEKQDVKAVIQEIARLVPGPVSAEVIGVTFAEMVAEARELAKLGDNVVIKVPITADGLKTVAALTAEGIKTNVTLIFSANQALLAARAGATYVSPFVGRLDDIGHDGMKLVKDTTDIFAIHGIETEVIAASIRHPLHVTQAALAGAHIATVPYKVLLALVNHPLTDAGIARFLADWRKARQ